Below is a genomic region from Acetobacter ghanensis.
CATTGCGTCAGCACGCATCTCAGGCCTGGGATGATCAGAGGCTGGCGGACTGGCTTATGGCTCCGGCCCGGTATGCACCGGGCACGCGCATGTCTTTTGCCGGGCTGTCAGACCCGCAGGATCGGGCCGATGTGATCAGCTTCCTGCATACGCTGCATACTTCCCTCCCAACCCCAACAACAGGAGCGGCCAGATGAGCCACCAGACGAAGATCGACCAATTTGTGGACGTGGCCACCATGCTGGCCGATACGGCGCGGAGCGTTGTTCGTCCGTGGTTCAGGCGCGGTGTGGATGTGGATAGCAAGAAGGATGCCAGCCCTGTTACCATTGCCGACCGAAGCGCTGAACGGGTGATGCGTGCCATTCTGGCTGAGCGGTTGCCAGGGCATGGTGTGTTTGGGGAGGAGTTCGGTCAGGAAAAAGCGCAAGCAGACTACCAGTGGTTACTGGACCCGGTGGATGGCACTCGGGCGTTTGTAACAGGTCGTCCGCTGTTTGGAACGCTGATAGCTCTTTTTTATCAAGGGGAGCCGCTGCTTGGTGTGCTGGACCAACCGGTTCTGCAGGAGCGCTGGTTCGGCGTAAAAGGGCGGGCAACCGAGTTTTCCTCCAGGTTGGGTGGTAAGGCCGGAACCCGGCAGGATGTAACGTTGGACAGGGCCGAAATGTCCTGCACATCCCCCGAGATGCTGGAACTGGCACCACATGATAACTGGAAAATTCTCAAACAGCAGGCCCGCCGCATGACATGGGGCGGGGATTGTTATGCCTATGGCCTATTGGCGCTTGGGCAGATTGACCTGATTGCAGAATGTGACATGAACCCGTGGGACTGGGGTGCCCTTGTTCCCATCGTGCAGGGGGCTGGTGGCGTGATGACCGCATGGGATGGTTCTCCCTTGCGCATGGATGGGGACCGCACGGTTCTGGCTGCCGGGTCTGCCTCCCTGCACCGCGAGGCCGTAAGGATTTTGGGTGCGGGGCGGTAAGATTTCTATGCGCGATACAGGCAAATTTAGGGGCGTAGGCTATTCATTGCGTCTGTTTTGCGATAGGTCTGCGCATCGGTACAACAGCGATGGTCAGTCCATATGAGCACGAGCACGCACCTGTCCCTCTCCAAGGACAAGATCCGTATTCTTCTGCTGGAGGGTATCCACGATAGTGCCGTCGCCCTTCTGAAGGCCTGTGGTTACGAAAATGTCGTACGCCACAAAGGGGCGCTGGAAGGCGATGCGCTCAAGGCGGCGCTCGAAGGCGTGCATATTGTCGGTATCCGCTCCCGCACGCAGCTGACCAAGGAGGTCATTGAAGGCGCAGACCGCCTTATGGCCATTGGCTGTTTCTGCATTGGCACCAATCAGGTGGATCTGGAAGCTGCCCGGTTGAGCGGGATTCCAGTTTTTAACGCTCCGTACAGCAACACACGTTCCGTGGCCGAACTGGTCATGGGCGAGATTGTTATGCTGATGCGTCGTATTTTCCCACGCTCGGTTGAATGCCATAAAGGGTCTTGGACCAAGTCGGCAGCCAATAGCTGGGAAGTGCGCGGCAAAACCTTGGGTATCGTGGGTTACGGTTCCATTGGGTCGCAGCTTTCTGTTCTGGCGGAAGCCTTTGGTATGCGCGTTGTCTATTACGATGTAATCGACAAGCTCGGTCACGGTAACGCCCTGCCCGTGGATACGCTGGATGACCTGCTGGCGCAGAGTGATGTGGTCAGCCTGCACGTGCCGCAGTTGCCGACAACGGCTAACCTGATGGGTGCCGAGCAGATCAAAAAAATGAAGAAGGGCTCCTTCCTCATTAACAATGCTCGCGGGAATGTTGTTGATCTGGAAGCCTTGGCCGAAGCACTGAAAAGCGGGGATCTGCTGGGGGCCGCCATTGACGTGTTCCCCAAGGAACCTAAAGGTCCGGGTGATCAGCTCTCCACGCCCATCATGGGGCTGGATAACGTTATTCTGACCCCGCACATTGGTGGTTCCACAGCCGAGGCTCAGGAACGCATTGGTGTGGAAGTGGCGCGTAAGCTGGTGGAATATTCCGATGTGGGTTCCACATTTGGTGCCGTCAACTTCCCTGGGGTTCAGTTGCCGCAAAGCCCGCGTGGTACACGCTTCATGCATGCACATCATAACATTCCGGGCGTTATGATGAAGCTGAATGAAATCTTCCTGCGTGAAACCTGCAATGTTACCGCACAGTTCCTCCAGACGGATGGGGAAATTGGTTATGTGGTGATCGAAGCCGATACCGGGGGCGATACGGAGCTGGATGACCGTCTGCTCAAGGCTTTGCGTGAACTGGATGGCACGGTGCGTGCCCGTCTGATTTACAAAGGCCGTTAAGCATGTGCTGCGGAGAGCGGGTATGATCTATTCCCGCATCCGCAGTTTTGCCTTTTCGGGTATCGAGGCCAGACCCGTATGGGTTGAGGTGCAGATATCCAGTGGTTTGCCTGCATTTCTTGTTGTAGGTCTGCCAGACAAGGCTGTGGCTGAAGCGCGTGAGCGTGTAAGGGCAGCCTTGACCGCCATTGGGCTTGCGCTCCCAGCAAAGCGTATTCTTGTCAATTTGGTCCCTGCGGATCTCCCCAAAGAGGGTTCGCACTTCGACCTGCCAATAGCATTGGCCTTGCTCGCTGCCATGGGTGTCATTCCCGCAGAGGAAGCCGGTCGTTATGCAGCCTTAGGCGAACTTTCGCTGGATGGCCGGCTTAATCGGGTCTCTGGTGTTCTTTCAGCGTCGTTGGAAGCCGCTTCCATGGAGCTGGGGCTCATTTGCCCTGCGTCTCAAGGGGAAGAAGCACTATGCGGCGGAGATATTGCCATTCTGGCGTCTCCTGACCTGCTCTCATTGATCAATCATTTCACCGGACTGCAAATTCTTCCCGCTCCTGTTTTTTCCAACGTACCCGCCGTTTCTGATGGGAATGAGCCGGACCTGGCAGATGTTAAAGGAATGGAGACAGGACGCAGGGCATTGGAAATAGCAGCTGCTGGTGGGCACTCCCTTTTACTATCTGGCCCACCGGGGGCTGGTAAATCCATGCTGGCGTCAAGGTTGCCGGGGTTGCTCCCGGATCTATTACCTTCGGAAAGTCTGGCTGTTTCGCGTATCTACAGTGCGGCTGGGTTGTTGACGGATGGCAGGCCCATGCGGCGCCCGCCTTCGCGCGCTCCTCATCATTCTGCCAGCCTGCCTGCTCTGGTGGGAGGCGGTGCACGCGCGCGGCCCGGTGAGATCAGTCTGGCGCATCATGGTGTCTTGTTTTTGGACGAATTGCCGGAATTTTCGCGGGCTGCTCTGGAGGCGCTGCGTCAGCCGTTGGAAACCGGTCAGGTCAGTATTGCGCGGGCCGCCGTGCATATTACATACCCTGCCCGTTTTCAGCTTATTGCCGCCATGAACCCCTGCCGCTGTGGGTACATGGGTGATGCGGAACGGGAATGCAGCAAAGCGCCGCGTTGTGGGGCGGATTATCTGGCCCGGTTATCCGGCCCGCTGATGGACCGTATGGACCTGCACGTAGCCATGCAGCCCTATGAGCCTCTTGGTTATATGACACAGGCGGACGGGGAAAGTACGGCTACGGTTGCCAAACGTGTTGCTCAGGCCAGAACGCGCCAGACAACTCGGCAAGGGGCGCGCAGGAATGCCGAAGCACCGCTCGACGTCCTTGCTCTAACCAGTGCAGGCCAAACCCTTGCGCAGGCCATTGCCGAGCGTTTTCGTTTTTCTGCGCGAGGGTACACCCGCTTGCTACGGGTCGCCCGGACCATTGCGGATCTGGCTGGGGAGCCTGAAGTGGAGCCGCCTCATATTGCTGAGGCGGCTACTTTTCGTGCACGCGCCAATCCATAGGTTTGTTAAAGAGCATGGTGGAGCGCGTTAAACGCCTGCTCCAGATCGGCAATCAGGTCCTGAACATTTTCCAGACCAATCTGGAGCCGAAAAGCCGGGTCACTTGGTTGTTCCGTGCCAAAGCTGCGCGTTATGCCGCCAGTCGTTGGGAGCACAAGGCTTTCATACCCTCCCCATGAGGCACCAATGCCAAATAGGCGCATGGCATTAATCATGCGCTCCATATTTTTTTGAGTGTACGTACTGTTCAGAACGACACCAAATAGGCTGCCTGCCCCCGTAAAATCTCGCTTCCAGAAGGCATGGCCGGGGCAATCCGGGAGTGCGGGGTGCAAAACCTGCGCCACTTCGGGCCGCTCCTGTAGCCATGTGGCAATCTGTAGGGCCGTGCGGGCCTGCTGTGCAAGGCGCACTCCCATTGTGCGCAGGCCACGCAATGTCAGCCAGCAGTCATCTGGCCCAGCTAACTGGCCGAGCTGAATGGAAGCATCGCGCAAAGTCCGCCAACAGGCCTGATTAGCCACGGTTATGGCCCCAGCAATAACGTCCGAATGTCCTGATGGATATTTGGTTAGAGCCTGAATGGAGACATCCACACCATGCTCGAATGGGGCGAAAATCCCAAATCCCCATGTGTTGTCAAGAAAAAGCAGTGCTCCGTTCTTATGGGCAACATCCGCCAGCATGGGAATGTCCTGCACTTCAAAAGTGTGGCTGCCCGGACTTTCTGTAAAAATAATGCGGGTGTTGGGCTGAATATAGTCTTCTACCTCTGCCCTGCTGGCACAGGGAGGAAAATAGGAAATATCAACCCCGAACCGCCTGAGCATATTTTCGGCAAAGCGGCGGGTCGGGCCATATACACTATCGGCTAGAAGGCAGTGGTCACCAGCTTTTAAAAAAGCAAGGAGAGGCGTCGTGCACGCAGCAAGGCCGGAACTGACAATCTGGCAGTCTGTTCCGCCTTCTATCTGTGCAATCAGCTTTTCCAGTTCATGCTGGGTGGGGGACCCCATGGCGCCATAAATACTGGCGTGGTTATAGCGTTCAAGCCCTCTCTTCCCCATGCTTTCCAACGATGGAAAGAGAACGGTTGAACCACGCTCTACGGGTGGGTTGACGTAAACACCGCCCTCGGGTGCCTCTGGCCTCCCTGCATGGGTCAGTGTCGTGCCGAGTTTCTGCCATCCAGTGTCAACGCCGCTGCGATCAGTCATGAGTTTTGTCCGTTGTAATAGGCGTGTTTGGGGTGCTGCCCCACTCAGCCCACGAGCCATCATAAAGTGCATTGGACCTAAAGCCCGCCAGTTCCAGTGCAACGGTAAGGACGGCGGCGGTCATGCCTGAACCACAGGTGGTGATGGGGTGCGTCGTGGCGGAAACGCCAGCCTGCAAAAACAGGGCTTCCAAGGCTGGAGGGGAAAGGAAAAATCCTTTCTCGTCCAGGACATTTTTGTAGGGAATGTTACGGGAGCCCGGCATATGGCCAGACTTTACCCCAGCGCGCGGTTCAGGCTGTGTGCCATAAAAACGGGCGGCGCTCCGGGCGTCTAGTATCGGGCGGTTTTGCAGCCGAACATGTTCGAGCATGTCACCCAAGCCTGCGATACGGGAGTATTCCGTTTGGGGGTGGTATCTCTGGGTGGGGTAATCAGCCCCCTCCCCTTGCTCTACAGGTAGGCCCTGTTGTTGCCACGCAGTAAGGCCGCCATGAATGATCTGGGTTTTTTCGTGTCCGAATAGTTTGGTCATCCACCATGCCCGGCAGGCGGAGGCAACATTGCCCTGATCGTAAAAAACAACGTGGGTCTGTGGGGTAATACCCATTTTGCCAAACAGGTGCGCAAAGTGGGCAGCCGAT
It encodes:
- a CDS encoding inositol monophosphatase family protein; this translates as MSHQTKIDQFVDVATMLADTARSVVRPWFRRGVDVDSKKDASPVTIADRSAERVMRAILAERLPGHGVFGEEFGQEKAQADYQWLLDPVDGTRAFVTGRPLFGTLIALFYQGEPLLGVLDQPVLQERWFGVKGRATEFSSRLGGKAGTRQDVTLDRAEMSCTSPEMLELAPHDNWKILKQQARRMTWGGDCYAYGLLALGQIDLIAECDMNPWDWGALVPIVQGAGGVMTAWDGSPLRMDGDRTVLAAGSASLHREAVRILGAGR
- the serA gene encoding phosphoglycerate dehydrogenase, whose protein sequence is MSTSTHLSLSKDKIRILLLEGIHDSAVALLKACGYENVVRHKGALEGDALKAALEGVHIVGIRSRTQLTKEVIEGADRLMAIGCFCIGTNQVDLEAARLSGIPVFNAPYSNTRSVAELVMGEIVMLMRRIFPRSVECHKGSWTKSAANSWEVRGKTLGIVGYGSIGSQLSVLAEAFGMRVVYYDVIDKLGHGNALPVDTLDDLLAQSDVVSLHVPQLPTTANLMGAEQIKKMKKGSFLINNARGNVVDLEALAEALKSGDLLGAAIDVFPKEPKGPGDQLSTPIMGLDNVILTPHIGGSTAEAQERIGVEVARKLVEYSDVGSTFGAVNFPGVQLPQSPRGTRFMHAHHNIPGVMMKLNEIFLRETCNVTAQFLQTDGEIGYVVIEADTGGDTELDDRLLKALRELDGTVRARLIYKGR
- a CDS encoding YifB family Mg chelatase-like AAA ATPase codes for the protein MIYSRIRSFAFSGIEARPVWVEVQISSGLPAFLVVGLPDKAVAEARERVRAALTAIGLALPAKRILVNLVPADLPKEGSHFDLPIALALLAAMGVIPAEEAGRYAALGELSLDGRLNRVSGVLSASLEAASMELGLICPASQGEEALCGGDIAILASPDLLSLINHFTGLQILPAPVFSNVPAVSDGNEPDLADVKGMETGRRALEIAAAGGHSLLLSGPPGAGKSMLASRLPGLLPDLLPSESLAVSRIYSAAGLLTDGRPMRRPPSRAPHHSASLPALVGGGARARPGEISLAHHGVLFLDELPEFSRAALEALRQPLETGQVSIARAAVHITYPARFQLIAAMNPCRCGYMGDAERECSKAPRCGADYLARLSGPLMDRMDLHVAMQPYEPLGYMTQADGESTATVAKRVAQARTRQTTRQGARRNAEAPLDVLALTSAGQTLAQAIAERFRFSARGYTRLLRVARTIADLAGEPEVEPPHIAEAATFRARANP
- the metC gene encoding cystathionine beta-lyase gives rise to the protein MTDRSGVDTGWQKLGTTLTHAGRPEAPEGGVYVNPPVERGSTVLFPSLESMGKRGLERYNHASIYGAMGSPTQHELEKLIAQIEGGTDCQIVSSGLAACTTPLLAFLKAGDHCLLADSVYGPTRRFAENMLRRFGVDISYFPPCASRAEVEDYIQPNTRIIFTESPGSHTFEVQDIPMLADVAHKNGALLFLDNTWGFGIFAPFEHGVDVSIQALTKYPSGHSDVIAGAITVANQACWRTLRDASIQLGQLAGPDDCWLTLRGLRTMGVRLAQQARTALQIATWLQERPEVAQVLHPALPDCPGHAFWKRDFTGAGSLFGVVLNSTYTQKNMERMINAMRLFGIGASWGGYESLVLPTTGGITRSFGTEQPSDPAFRLQIGLENVQDLIADLEQAFNALHHAL
- a CDS encoding sulfurtransferase, yielding MSPLVSGDFLHTLAKDGSIRFLDATTTLPGETFDPRARFTACHIPGSQFFDMDAFSDPQSTLPHTVPSAAHFAHLFGKMGITPQTHVVFYDQGNVASACRAWWMTKLFGHEKTQIIHGGLTAWQQQGLPVEQGEGADYPTQRYHPQTEYSRIAGLGDMLEHVRLQNRPILDARSAARFYGTQPEPRAGVKSGHMPGSRNIPYKNVLDEKGFFLSPPALEALFLQAGVSATTHPITTCGSGMTAAVLTVALELAGFRSNALYDGSWAEWGSTPNTPITTDKTHD